In Plasmodium gaboni strain SY75 chromosome 14, whole genome shotgun sequence, one genomic interval encodes:
- a CDS encoding putative bromodomain protein — protein MNISKIKYDEIEEVKSKNEVLTNLLNKLIAFDKKRIFLYPVNVELVPDYLNVIKEPMDFTTMKQKLQNFKYKSFQEFENDILLIINNCYTYNDPSTIYYKFAEDMETYYKKLNIKMQTKYMNIHLFYHKDDKEALNIIQHNATLSTTMKRNSLKENKKIEKPRKSGRVGRPSKIDKHFHKHKLDNNQKEYNKKGVLKKNRDNKRKQASNQKHNKNLMNDKEFNNNNMVISNFMFAHQYIGTLEHILDEEHFHSFLKKLLNCNEKSEDVFYLLINALLDQKSKMPLLSNYTNISKSLYQIFIEDSICSDYNLKNESLLDNNNHEKYNDPISLNTKKKKEYSFDTLKNDSTHNKSPKIMFEYEQNGDINNKSSPNKSTIQNLHINNSNNNNNIEQLQHNNNTQHPKEGLDIKEKREDPNLEDTHNHLIENGIDDEFKNIIDKKNKESKEIITCNIDDDEMTMNLLNYKKSVENFIGDYNLDTFINIFPNIHNILDNTESKILHYSPFNDLRMFGLDIQDFDDFNKNIVYNNDFLLGIGRFHIKNILSLDKDLSKILFNEQNDSQFSNKLKTYLLNNKHKKEQKKLINKNDTNMIIEENIQTNHNNNDAKIDSVSNIYDSLNINQENTYNNNNNDNNNIQVNGDSIDNVISDSKNIINNNISNMEQFSACLSDSTFSDSSSDEENINMQNFLNTYNSFDKEFLYNNKINVLSNYINNDDFKFIK, from the coding sequence atgaatataagcaaaataaaatatgacGAGATAGAAGAAGTTAAGAGCAAGAATGAAGTACTCacaaatttattaaataagCTAATAGCTTTTGACAAGAAAAggatatttttatatcctGTGAATGTAGAGTTAGTACCTGATTATTTGAATGTCATAAAAGAACCTATGGATTTTACTACAATGAAACAGAAACTACAgaattttaaatataaaagttTTCAAGAGTTTGAAAATgatattcttttaattattaataattgttatacatataatgaTCCAAgtacaatatattataaatttgCTGAAGATATGGAAACgtattataaaaaattaaatattaaaatgcaaacaaaatatatgaacatacatttattttatcataaagatgataaagaagccttaaatattatacaacATAATGCAACCTTAAGTACTACTATGAAAAGAAATTCcttaaaagaaaataaaaaaatcGAAAAACCAAGAAAATCTGGAAGGGTTGGTAGACCATCTAAAATAGATAAACATTTTCATAAACATAAATTAGATAATAATcaaaaagaatataataaaaaaggtgttttaaaaaaaaatcgtgataataaaagaaaGCAAGCATCAAATcaaaaacataataaaaatttgatgaatgataaagaatttaataacaataatatgGTTATTAGTAATTTTATGTTTGCTCATCAATACATAGGTACCTTAGAACATATATTAGATGAAGAACATTttcattcttttttaaaaaaattattaaattgtAATGAAAAGTCAGAAgatgttttttatttattaataaatgCATTATTAGATCAAAAAAGTAAAATGCCACTTCTTTCTAATTACACAAATATAAGTAAATCATTATATCAAATATTTATTGAAGATTCTATATGTTCTGATTATAACCTTAAAAATGAATCCTTattagataataataaccatgaaaaatataatgatccaatatctttaaatacaaaaaaaaaaaaagaatattcATTTGATACACTCAAAAATGATTCAACACATAATAAAAGTCCAAAGATTATGTTCGAATATGAGCAAAATGGTgacataaataataagagTTCACCTAATAAAAGTACAATCCAAAATTtgcatataaataatagcaacaataataataatatagaacAACTAcaacataataataatactcAACATCCCAAGGAAGGGTTGgatattaaagaaaaaagagAAGACCCCAATCTCGAAGATACACATAACCATTTAATTGAAAACGGCATAGATGatgaatttaaaaatatcattgataaaaaaaataaagagTCCAAAGAAATTATAACGTGTAATAttgatgatgatgaaatGACCATGaatcttttaaattataaaaagagTGTAGAAAATTTTATCGGAGATTATAATTTAGatacatttattaatatattccccaatatacataatatattagatAATACAGAATCAAAAATTTTGCATTATTCTCCCTTTAATGATTTAAGAATGTTCGGATTAGATATACAAGATTTTGATGATTTTAACAAGAAcattgtatataataatgatttCTTATTAGGCATAGGAAGATTccatataaaaaatatattatcattagACAAAGATCTATCcaaaattttatttaatgaacaaaatgatTCACAATTTTCtaacaaattaaaaacgtatttattaaataataaacataaaaaagaacaaaagaaattaattaataaaaatgatacCAATATGATCATAGAAGAAAACATACAAAcaaatcataataataatgatgcTAAAATAGATAGTGTgtcaaatatatatgattcCTTAAACATAAATCAAGAGAATAcatataacaataataataatgataataataatattcaaGTAAATGGAGATTCTATAGATAATGTTATAAGTGATTccaaaaatattataaataataatatatctaatatGGAACAATTTTCAGCTTGTTTAAGTGACAGCACTTTTAGTGATTCATCATcagatgaagaaaatataaatatgcagaactttttaaatacatacaATTCCTTTGATAAGgaatttttatataataacaaaattaatgttttatcaaattatataaataatgatgattttaaatttattaaataa
- a CDS encoding putative tubulin epsilon chain: MVREIIFLHVGQCGNQLGHEFWSVAIKEQLNKKLNDKKECLNRNIFLNDSMSSFFFEELNGKNDCSPKENLKARAILIDTETGVANEIMKSVISPYIDENNIFTQQSGAGNNWSQGYMYYGKMYENIIDNIIRRNVEKCDSLQSFYITSSLGGGTGSGLGSYILEMLSDTFRQIKFSNCVFPSVCDDVITSPYNSFFALTKIHEFSNCVLPVSNDALLNILNSKKLREFEKNIKNNNINNINDKNVPIVKNDYSKMNNIVANVILNLTSSMRFEGSLNVDINEICTNLIPYPFFNFLLSSLSPCIESESIRTFDHLFKNVLSHNNQMLIANPKDGLSLSMAFLVRGNINISDVTKNVLLIKNNLNILKYNKDATKIGICNVSPLNQPYSLLCLINSCEIRNTFLQILERFNKLFKRKAHLHHYLEYLSMDDILEFKEKIQNLIFEYSYIQKNLFCSPKFLNKKAINMLGYDICEQCDDNITKNDNIDFDITVCPYYLKSKMKKFDKTVNWFDFKNKPII; this comes from the coding sequence atGGTTAgagaaataatatttttgcATGTGGGACAATGTGGGAATCAATTAGGACATGAGTTTTGGTCTGTTGCCATAAAAGAACAATTAAATAAGAAACTGAATGATAAGAAAGAATGCTTgaatagaaatatatttttaaacGATTCCATgtcttcttttttttttgaagaATTAAATGGAAAAAATGATTGTAGTCCtaaagaaaatttaaaagCTCGTGCTATATTGATAGATACAGAAACAGGAGTAGCAAATGAAATTATGAAAAGTGTTATTTCTCCTTATattgatgaaaataatatttttacacAGCAATCAGGTGCAGGTAATAATTGGTCTCAAGGATATATGTATTATGGTAAAATgtatgaaaatattattgataatattataagaaGAAATGTAGAAAAGTGTGATTCTTTACaatcattttatattacttCATCTTTAGGAGGAGGTACAGGTTCTGGATTAGGTTCCTATATTTTAGAAATGTTATCTGATACATTTCgacaaataaaatttaGTAATTGTGTTTTTCCTTCAGTATGTGATGATGTTATTACATCTCCATATAATAGTTTTTTTGCTCTAACTAAAATTCATGAATTTTCTAATTGTGTATTACCAGTTTCTAATGATGCTCtgttaaatattttaaatagtaaaaaattaagagaatttgaaaaaaatataaaaaataacaatataaataatattaatgacAAAAATGTACCTATTGttaaaaatgattattcaaagatgaataatattgttgctaatgtaatattaaatttaacTAGCTCAATGAGGTTTGAAGGTTCTTTAAATGttgatataaatgaaatatgTACTAACTTAATACCTTATCCattctttaattttttacTTTCCTCTTTAAGTCCATGTATAGAATCAGAAAGTATAAGAACATTTGATCATTTGTTCAAAAATGTGTTAAGTCATAATAATCAAATGCTTATTGCTAATCCTAAAGATGGACTTAGTTTATCTATGGCATTTCTAGTAAGGGgtaatataaacatatcTGATGTCACCAAGAATGTTTTgttaattaaaaataatttaaatattttaaaatacaATAAAGATGCCACAAAAATTGGCATCTGTAATGTGTCCCCTTTAAATCAACCATATAGtttattatgtttaatAAATTCTTGTGAAATAAGAAATACATTTCTACAAATACTAGAAagatttaataaattatttaaaaggAAGGCTCATTTACACCATTATTTAGAATATTTATCAATGGATGATATTTTAgaatttaaagaaaaaatacaaaaCTTAATTTTCGAATATAGTTACATACagaaaaatttattttgttctccaaaatttttaaataaaaaagcGATTAATATGTTAGGTTATGACATATGTGAACAAtgtgatgataatattacTAAGAATGATAATATAGATTTCGATATTACTGTTTGTccttattatttaaaatcaaaaatgaaaaaattcGATAAAACAGTCAACTGGTTtgattttaaaaataagCCAATcatataa
- a CDS encoding hypothetical protein (conserved Plasmodium protein, unknown function): MAEPNSSSNSLWGNGLHSTVQTMAQLISESTPLTTQFEDVLNSNYSGSSLASSLLPASEVTTTQSSFANSTGRGDGLVLVGAFRRLRTFFTRILQFGSSQIYNSDAVTPTESTVFSTETTNAVLERAVSTISDMTNSGNESYYINLLSGNSTLAPSNTTNSTCNLLEDNGPSFETTLGVFLIMFCLLGIVWSMVCRKEGDHIKELICGKKKLKRTTNVPLSSLDKIEEEATYENDNEDYDKNKKQKTDEQECVSIYENINIDEESDYDNVSFDRRRRRYHDENGNDEENISFVQKKKNDNEEEEVTYINE, translated from the exons ATGGCAGAACCAAATTCATCATCAAATTCCCTTTGGGGAAATGGATTACACTCAACAGTACAAACAATGGCTCAATTAATTTCTGAAAGTACTCCTCTTACTACTCAATTTGAAGATGTTCTAAATTCAAATTATTCTGGATCTTCATTGGCTTCATCGTTACTTCCTGCTTCTGAAGTAACGACAACTCAATCTTCCTTCGCCAATTCAACAGGGAGAGGTGATGGTTTGGTACTTGTAGGTGCTTTCAGAAGATTAAGAACTTTTTTCACACGAATATTACAATTTGGTTCAAgtcaaatatataattcagATGCAGTTACACCAACTGAAAGTACAGTATTTTCAACTGAAACTACTAATGCAGTACTAGAAAGAGCAGTGAGCACAATATCGGATATGACGAACAGTGGTAATGAatcttattatattaatttgttGTCTGGAAATTCAACATTAGCTCCATCAAATACGACAAATTCAACATGTAATTTATTAGAAGACAATGGACCTAGTTTTGAAACTACCTTAGGTGTATTTCTTATAATGTTTTGTTTGTTAGGAATTGTTTGGTCCATGGTATGCCGGAAG GAAGGCGATCATATAAAGGAACTTATATGcggaaaaaaaaaactcAAAAGAACAACAAACGTACCATTAAGTTCGTTAGATAAAATAGAAGAAGAAGCTACatatgaaaatgataatgaggattatgataaaaataaaaaacaaaaaacaGATGAACAAGAATGTGTCAGTATTTATGAGAATATTAATATTGATGAAGAAAGTGATTATGATAACGTTAGTTTTGATAGAAGACGAAGAAGATATCATGATGAAAATGGTAATGATGAAGAGAATATTAGTTTtgttcaaaaaaaaaaaaatgataatgaagaagaagaagtaacatacataaatgaatga
- a CDS encoding hypothetical protein (conserved Plasmodium protein, unknown function) has product MAYLKKLFLILFCVRLPNKVNKYIKNISLAEKQQKEETYPNEEQHTYSIINLLEELNFLSISNLDELEKRRKETTQEMPLLGNIDLGYGKLGEGTDYENLEKELGAKYFGVQKPGYGHIEHEELSHKKIKEENIQHELLKTIKDEGEMLKATERKDNVDIMRTVGRSDYEMLPTFSVGHYDVYDSSRLGTHELLERPLWENYDLFGCSRRKYEEEEEVLGAVGGKYEEEEEVLGAVGGKYEEEEKVLGAVGGKYEEEEKVLGAVGGREEQKEGAHKDVKYKYSKYDDDRYKGKYEEKRDEISFKPRFRTWRSRTRGEGHSTDNVMPISDSSKGAIPKKDRSVKHNKKNQEDIPEYLEEEYEEDDEYDEEEQKKRVKKNRDLGKKDIYKFEESLSYIVNDTSVKISSDDVDEFRNVIITSKDINQKFHFTLIEEYLGLGISKKDDIERMCCKYPLYKGEKINFKDLRNPFRIEHPYLKEMESIYACEMLFFDDFLCVDLSSFLNEHMVGNLTLQKIIKIYKEEGIKYLYFSEDTLKFVNYNYHDFNLYKFLNLYKKNYFDRDERDICDFSTDEFPLIKENNRRTRAILLDLRRRSLIRNLTKGEKQLLKSIIFEAKKSFSLIRKILGNFTLIINKIRRDYSNATYNISSNGILLPRDEYLLQSAYYIINYCLSLVKPFYDKIIKKEKYNYKEISRLSGTINSLINILEFIEHNSALYNDILDRCKCLQSFYPRVQSEEGLIRFYLYAIAKIEVIALVFDINVILTKMHKCEMLVKEYERYTYPSYHRLLTNTEILLNDAERILFENN; this is encoded by the coding sequence atggcctatttaaaaaaattgttcCTTATTCTATTTTGTGTTCGTCTACCTAATAAGGTGAataagtatataaaaaatatatctcTAGCTGAAAAGCAACAGAAGGAAGAGACATATCCAAATGAAGAACAACACACTTATAGTATAATTAATCTTCTGGAGgaattaaattttttgtCTATATCAAATTTGGATGAACTAGAAAAACGAAGAAAGGAAACAACTCAAGAGATGCCGTTGTTGGGAAATATTGATTTAGGATATGGAAAATTAGGGGAAGGAACAGATTATGAAAACTTAGAGAAAGAATTAGGAGCCAAATATTTTGGTGTTCAAAAACCAGGATATGGACATATTGAACATGAAGAATTAAGTcataagaaaataaaggaggaaaatatacaacatgagttattaaaaacaataaaagATGAAGGAGAAATGTTAAAAGCAACTGAAAGAAAGGATAACGTAGATATAATGAGGACTGTTGGAAGGAGCGATTATGAAATGTTGCCTACTTTTAGTGTAGGACACTATGACGTATATGATTCTTCGAGATTAGGAACCCATGAATTATTAGAACGCCCTTTATGGGAAAACTATGATTTATTTGGATGTTCTCgaagaaaatatgaagaagaagaagaagtTCTAGGAGCAGTTGGAGGAAAAtatgaagaagaagaagaagtTCTAGGAGCAGTTGGAGGAAAAtatgaagaagaagaaaaagtACTAGGAGCAGTTGGAGGAAAATATGAAGAAGAAGAGAAAGTACTAGGAGCAGTTGGAGGAAGAGAAGAACAAAAAGAAGGAGCACATAAAGAcgtaaaatataaatattcaaaatatgatgatgataGGTATAAAGGAAAATATGAAGAGAAACGAGATGAAATATCTTTTAAACCGCGTTTTAGAACATGGAGATCTAGAACTAGGGGTGAAGGACATTCAACTGATAATGTAATGCCTATTTCTGATTCATCTAAAGGAGCTATTCCAAAAAAAGATAGAAGTGtaaaacataataaaaaaaatcaagAAGATATTCCAGAATATCTAGAAGAAGAATATGAAGAAGATGATGAATATGACGAGgaagaacaaaaaaaaagagtTAAAAAGAATAGAGATTTAGGAAAAAAagacatatataaatttgaAGAAAGTTTATCTTATATTGTTAATGATACATCAGTTAAAATAAGTAGCGATGATGTCGATGAGTTTAGAAATGTAATTATAACAAGTAAAGATATTAATCAAAAATTTCATTTTACTTTGATTGAGGAATATTTAGGTTTGGGCATAAGTAAAAAGGATGATATTGAAAGAATGTGTTGTAAATATCCTTTATATAAGGGTGAAAAGATTAATTTTAAAGATCTTCGTAATCCTTTTCGTATTGAACATccatatttaaaagaaatgGAAAGTATATATGCATGTGAAatgttattttttgatGATTTTCTATGTGTAGATTTAAGTAGTTTTTTAAATGAACATATGGTAGGGAATTTAACattacaaaaaattattaaaatatataaggaAGAAGggataaaatatttatattttagTGAAGATACCTTGAAGTTCgttaattataattatcatgACTTTAacttatataaatttttgaatttatataagaaaaattattttgataGGGATGAGCGTGATATTTGTGATTTTTCAACTGATGAATTTCcattaataaaagaaaataacAGGAGAACTAGGGCAATTTTATTAGATTTGAGAAGAAGAAGTCTTATTCGTAATTTAACAAAAGGTGAAAAACAACTATTAAAAAGTATAATATTTGAAGCAAAAAaatcattttctttaataagaaaaatattaggTAATTTTacattaataataaataaaattcGTAGGGATTATAGTAATGcaacatataatatatcatctAATGGTATCTTATTACCTCGAgatgaatatttattacaaagcgcatattatatcataaatTATTGTCTTTCTCTTGTAAAACCattttatgataaaataataaagaaagaaaaatataattataaagaaatttCACGTTTATCTGGAACAATAAACAgtttaataaatattttagaATTCATTGAACACAATAGTGCATTGTATAATGATATTCTTGATCGTTGTAAATGTCTACAAAGTTTCTATCCTCGTGTACAATCTGAAGAAGGTTTGATACGTTTTTACCTTTATGCTATAGCAAAAATTGAAGTAATAGCTCTGGTTTTTGATATCAATGttatattaacaaaaaTGCATAAATGTGAAATGCTTGTAAAAGAATATGAAAGGTATACATATCCTTCATATCACAGATTATTAACAAACACCGAAATTCTATTAAATGATGCTGAAAGgatattatttgaaaacAATTAA
- a CDS encoding hypothetical protein (conserved Plasmodium protein, unknown function): MFSEGDNQNNIQNLLSQGTEMPNLLDPSDTDNNTLNLHIAGYIIIYIYLLILLSALVTPAVGHALSNKDFGNSSTKALNNDNDEIKETEADSFQDNECD; the protein is encoded by the exons ATGTTTAGCGAAGGTGATAATCAAAACAATATTCAGAATTTACTCAGCCAAGGTACAGAAATGCCAAATTTATTGGATCCCTCTGATACtgataataatacattaaatttacatatagcaggatatattattatatatatatatttgttaatATTACTTAGTGCTTTG gTTACCCCTGCAGTAGGCCATGCACTATCAAATAAGGATTTTGGAAATTCATCTACTAAGGCACTGAACaatgataatgatgaaataaaagaaaCAGAAGCCGATTCATTTCAAGATAATGAATGTGACTAA
- a CDS encoding exported protein (PHISTb) yields MKNFNEHSVFSNRRYFTKCNKNMSNSFKVKYDMGENEKLKGNKFPHFLVSYFYVLSIVGIIYCLLFNIRTHDNKDEGVTATWNIDSRCLSEGYENLYSPLGDSNANFNLREILHGSNNYIPKEFMEWDDEEEKNALQIYAAAADDDNDEEEKEDEEEEEEEEENDDDDEGDEEDTKRKNHKRVPNKTNMKKPNNINKACDNNNNNNKNKVQQEEKNKNTKNPKNNANKKNVEEEEEEKHKKVNNTNEKKNNDNNQNKKEKENQGNNNDIPAYQRIDYNNLSVQITLEEFDEVFNSLNTLLSIKEMSNLWNQLRGIERSLFEDTLSDLFTFYHELLETYQFTKEETENIWKECLNNALHSQSAVETQCNVDYSGFIKKKKLTQEAYKKYVTESREEFAKLREQIHHKGETYLNEQFAQYRKEKCRKLDRESKKKNKEEEKERKKKEKEEEKERKKKEKEQEKERKKKEKEEEKERKKKEKEEEKERKNKEKKAKENKNKNFK; encoded by the exons atgaaGAATTTTAATGAACATAGTGTATTTTCCAATAGGAGATACTTTACAAAgtgtaataaaaatatgagTAATTCGTTTAAGGTTAAATATGATATGGGGGAAAATGAGAAATTAAAAGGAAATAAATTTCCACATTTTCTAGtatcttatttttatgttttaaGTATAGTTggaataatatattgtttattattt AATATTCGCACACATGATAATAAAGATGAGGGTGTAACAGCAACATGGAATATTGATTCAAGATGTTTATCAGAAGGCTACGAGAACCTTTACTCACCACTAGGTGACAGTAATGCCAATTTTAACTTGCGAGAAATATTACATGGGTCAAATAACTATATCCCAAAAGAATTTATGGAATGGGATGATGAAGAAGAGAAAAACGCTTTACAGATTTATGCTGCTGCTGctgatgatgataatgatgaagAGGAAAAAGAAGAcgaagaagaagaagaagaagaagaagaaaatgatgaCGATGATGAGGGAGATGAAGAAGATACGAAAAGAAAGAATCATAAACGTGTACCAAATAAGACTAACATGAAAAAACCGAATAACATTAATAAAGCttgtgataataataataataataataaaaataaagttcaacaagaagaaaaaaacaagAATACTAAGAACCCAAAAAATAATGctaataaaaaaaatgtagaagaagaagaagaagaaaaacataaaaaggtaaataatacaaatgagaaaaaaaataatgataataatcaaaataaaaaagaaaaagaaaatcaaggaaataataatgatatacCAGCATATCAAAGAAttgattataataatttgtCTGTTCAAATTACCTTAGAAGAGTTTGATGAAGTATTCAATTCCTTGAATACACTTTTAAGCATAAAAGAAATGTCTAATTTATGGAATCAATTAAGAGGAATAGAAAGATCATTATTTGAAGACACCTTGAGTgatttatttacattttatCATGAATTATTAGAGACATATCAGTTTACCAAAGAAGAAACTGAAAATATCTGGAAAGAATGCCTTAATAATGCCCTACACAGTCAAAGTGCTGTTGAAACCCAATGTAATGTAGATTATAGTGGTTTTAttaagaagaaaaaattgaCTCAAGAAgcatataaaaaatatgtcACTGAAAGTAGAGAGGAGTTTGCAAAATTAAGAGAACAAATTCATCATAAGGGTGAGACATATCTAAACGAACAATTTGCTCAATatagaaaagaaaaatgtCGTAAATTAGATCGCGAAagtaagaaaaaaaataaggaagaggaaaaagaaagaaaaaaaaaagaaaaggaagaggaaaaggaaagaaaaaaaaaagaaaaggaacaagaaaaagaaagaaaaaaaaaagaaaaggaagaggaaaaagaaagaaaaaaaaaagaaaaggaagaggaaaaagaaagaaaaaataaagaaaagaaagcaaaggaaaataaaaataagaattttaaataa